The genomic stretch CCGTGACGTCCCATCGATGATTGCGGATGTAGTAATCGGTGCTGCCGCAGGCAACGAGTGGAGGACACGTCCAGTAGGTGCCGCTGTATTGGTGGAACGAAAACCATTCTCCGGCGGCAACGTTCCAGGCAGCTTTCACAGAAGACTCGTACGACACCCAAAGCCCGACAGTCCCCCGATAGGGCGCGAGTTGGGTGAAGGACGTCTTGGCATTCGCGGCCGCCCAACCGTTACCCGTCACATTGGACCAGCAGTCGACGAAGTCCCCACCCTTGTAACAGACGCTGTCTCTCCAGAAGGGGCCGTCCGCGCTCGTCAGGGGTTGAGTCACGGACGAGAAGCCGTCTCTCCCCTGCTCCCCAAGGTCCGGTGCGAATCCCCCTGATGATTCCAGATTGGGAGCCGCTTCATCCCGCACGATGACATGGGCATCATCAGGGACAGCACGGCGCGATTCGGCGCTGACCAACGCCGTGGGCGGCGTGGCGCCTCGCGTCAACTGGCGATAGAGTTCGACGGCGGAGTGCCTGGCAACATCACCGTCACGTAAGACACGTCCATCCGCTACGGGGCCCCGCTCCACGACGAGGATGCCGCCGGGCTGCAAATCGTAGAATTCGATGAAGTGCTCCCGTGACACCTCGACACGAGCAAGCAGCTGATTGAGCTCATCGAGCTTCGGCCGCAGTCGCCGCGAGGCCTCCACCGCGGCCGCCGGATCGGACTCATAGAGTCGGTCGATGCGCTGGAACGACAGTCGCGCTGCACTCAGCGAGGACGGGCTGAGATCGATTGGCGCTTGGGTCTCTTCGAGTCCGTCACCGCACCCTGCTGACACCAGACTGGTCATCAGCAGAATCCCCAGCCGAAACGCGCACTTGCTCTTCATGATGTATCCTCCTTGGCTCCGGCTCCCAAACGATGCGCCGCCACCGTGCCTGTGAAATGCCGCGCAAATCCTGGCTTGAACATGGAGTACTTGGAATTCACTAAAATTAGGGAGATGCTCGGTCCTGCGCGAACCGGGAGATCCCATGAGCGGTGGCACCCTTCGAAGCCCGCAGGTTCATGCGCTCGTGCGGCTCATCAACGAGGCACATGAGTTGCCAGCGAGAGTGGCGACACGGTCCCGGCATCTCCTCGTCGGGCTGTGTCGCATTCTGGGCGCAGAGGCCGGAGCGTGCGTCTTGGAGCGCGACTTCAGACCGGGAGGACATGTCGGCTTCACGGAAATCGTCCTGGAAGGGTGGAGCGGGAGCGCGGTGTCCGCGCTCGAGGCGCTCCGGAGGATGGGAAGTGCCTGCAACCCCGCCATTCGCTCATTGATGGAGCGCGGCTCGGAGCCCGGCACCCTCGTCACCGCGATGCGCCGGGAACTGGTGGAGGACTGGAGTTGGTATGGCGCCCCCTATGTCGAGCATTATCTGCGCCCCACGGGGCTCGATGACTCTGTGTATTCAAGCCAGTGGTCCGGGCTCCCGGGGGTGGTGCGGGGTATCGGAATCTACCGTGAGCGGGGCGGCCGCCCCTTCGATGCCGCGGACCGAGAGCTGCTGCATCTGTTCCACGCCGAGTGCGGAGCCATGTTCGACCCGCCAGGGCCCTCGAAGGTAGAAACGCCGGCAGGCTGGCTGGCGCCTCGCGAACGTCAAACGTTGGAGTTGCTGCTTCAGGGACTCGGAGACAAGCAGATCGCGGCTCGGCTCGGCATCAGTCGCTTCACCGTGAATCAGTACACGAAAACCCTCTACCGCCGCTTCGGAGTCCAGTCGCGGGCGGCGCTCATCGCACAGGTGCTCGCACGCGATGAACCGGAGACCACGACTGCGCTCCCCTCACGGCAAGTCCCGCCAGATGGACAACCGAAGCTCGCACGCGCATCCGACGGTCAGTAGCCGTGTTGAGAGCGGCCGTCTTGAATGAACCAGGGCAGCAGGCCTCTCCACGGCGGCGGAGGCGCGCTCCGCGCAAGGACGGAGTGCTGTCACACGGTGACGCTGCGCACGTTCACCTGTTTGCTTCACCCGGAGCGAAGGCGGGTAGATATGGGCACAGGAGCGAGAGCCACCAGCGAAGCCGCGAGCACTGGAACCGTGGGCGCGTCCACCCTGGACGGGCCTCCCGCACCACGCCCCGCCGCCCAGGAGACGCCCGTCTTCCCCGTGCCCGGATGGGAGCGCTACCAGGGGATGCGTTTCCTCGGTCAGGGCGGCATGGGGCAGGTCTTCCTCGCGTATGACCCACGGCTGCGCCGCCATGCCGCGCTCAAGCTCGTCCGGGGCCAAGACTCCGGGCTCACCCGGCGCATCCTGTCCGAGGCCCGTGCCCAGGCCCGCGTCGAACATGAGCGCGTCTGCCAGGTGTACGAGGTGGGAGAGGTCCAGGGACACGCATTCATCGCCATGCAGTACGTGGACGGCCTGCCGCTGAATCAGCTCGCGGACACGCTCACCGTGGAGCAGGTGGCCCTGCTGCTGCGGGATGCCGCCGAGGGCGTCCACGCCGCGCATCGGGCCGGCCTCATCCACCGCGACCTCAAGCCCGGCAACATCCTCGTCGAGCGCACCGAGGACGGCCGCCTCAAGCCCTACGTCATGGACTTCGGGCTGGCGCGCGACTGGAAGGAGCAGGGCCTCACGGCCACCGGCGCGGTGCTCGGCACGCCGCACTACATGGCCCCGGAGCAGGCCCGCGGCGAGGTGTCCCGGCTGGACCGGCGCGCGGATGTCTACAGCCTGGGCGCCACGCTCTACACGGTGCTCACGGGGCAACCGCCCATTCCGGGCGACAACGGACTGGAGGTGCTCAGCAACATCGCCACCGTCGAGCCCCGCCCGCCGCGCGCGCTCAACCCTGCCCTGCCCGTGGACCTGGAGGCCATCGTCCTCAAGTGCCTGGAGAAGGACCGCGCCTCCCGCTACGACTCCGCGCGAGCCCTGGTCGAGGACCTGGACCGGTTCCTCGCGGGCGAATCCGTGCGCGCACGCCCCACCGGCCCGGGCTACCGGCTGCGCAAGACGCTGCGTAAGCACCGCATCGTGGTGGGCGTGGCCTCGGCGGCGCTGCTCACCGTGGCGCTCGCCGCCGTCCAGGTCGCCCTCACCCGCCAGGAGGCCCTCCAGCGCGAGCACCTCTCGCGCCGGTTCACCGAGCGCGTCGAGCGCATCGAGGCCCTGGCCCGCTACTCCGGGCTCTCGCAGCTCCACGACATCCGCGCCGACCGCGAGGCCCTCCGCGGCCACATGCGCGCGCTGGAGGCCGAGATTCACGAGGCCGGCGCGCTGGCCGTGGGTCCCGGCCACTACGCCCTGGGGCGCGGCGCGCTGGCGCTCGGCGACGTGGCCCAGGCCCGCGAGCACCTGGAGGCCGCCTGGAACCAGGGTGTCCGCGAGCCCCGCGTCGCCTGGGCCCTGGCCCTGGTGATGGGGCACCTGTACCAGGAACAGCTCCTGGAGGCGGAGCGCTTGCGCGTCCCGGAGCAACGCGAGTCGCGCAAGCAGGACATCCAGCGGCAATACCGCGCGCCCGCGCTGGAGTGGCTGCGCCAGAGTCACGGCGCCGACGTGCCCTCCCCCGAGTATGTCGCCGCGCTGCTGGCCTTCTACGAGGACCGGCTGGACGAGTCCCTCACCCAGCTCGACGCGATGAAGGACCGCCTCCCCTGGTTCCACGAGGCCCCGCTGCTCCGGGGCGACATCCTCCAGGCCCGCGCCACCCGGCGATGGAACCAGGGTGACCGGGAGGGCGCACTGGCCGACTTCGAGGCCGGCCGCCGCGCCTACGCCGCAGCCGCCGCCACCGGCGAGAGCGTGCCCGAGGTCCACCGCTCGCTGGCGAGGCTCGAGTACACCGCGATGGTGATGGAGCTCTACAGCCAGGGGGAAGTCCTCCCGCCCTTCACCCGCGGGCTGGAGGCTG from Myxococcus xanthus encodes the following:
- a CDS encoding helix-turn-helix transcriptional regulator — translated: MERDFRPGGHVGFTEIVLEGWSGSAVSALEALRRMGSACNPAIRSLMERGSEPGTLVTAMRRELVEDWSWYGAPYVEHYLRPTGLDDSVYSSQWSGLPGVVRGIGIYRERGGRPFDAADRELLHLFHAECGAMFDPPGPSKVETPAGWLAPRERQTLELLLQGLGDKQIAARLGISRFTVNQYTKTLYRRFGVQSRAALIAQVLARDEPETTTALPSRQVPPDGQPKLARASDGQ
- a CDS encoding serine/threonine-protein kinase, with the translated sequence MGASTLDGPPAPRPAAQETPVFPVPGWERYQGMRFLGQGGMGQVFLAYDPRLRRHAALKLVRGQDSGLTRRILSEARAQARVEHERVCQVYEVGEVQGHAFIAMQYVDGLPLNQLADTLTVEQVALLLRDAAEGVHAAHRAGLIHRDLKPGNILVERTEDGRLKPYVMDFGLARDWKEQGLTATGAVLGTPHYMAPEQARGEVSRLDRRADVYSLGATLYTVLTGQPPIPGDNGLEVLSNIATVEPRPPRALNPALPVDLEAIVLKCLEKDRASRYDSARALVEDLDRFLAGESVRARPTGPGYRLRKTLRKHRIVVGVASAALLTVALAAVQVALTRQEALQREHLSRRFTERVERIEALARYSGLSQLHDIRADREALRGHMRALEAEIHEAGALAVGPGHYALGRGALALGDVAQAREHLEAAWNQGVREPRVAWALALVMGHLYQEQLLEAERLRVPEQRESRKQDIQRQYRAPALEWLRQSHGADVPSPEYVAALLAFYEDRLDESLTQLDAMKDRLPWFHEAPLLRGDILQARATRRWNQGDREGALADFEAGRRAYAAAAATGESVPEVHRSLARLEYTAMVMELYSQGEVLPPFTRGLEAVSRALQADPDFGLARVLEARFHNRLAEFRMSRGGDVEEPLDKALTAARAAMQQVPEPPRARMEQVQSLWRRARSLQARSLDPSTPLRQAVELLERIPEKDRDYEFHATRGIVFKIQADYDDEKGEDSRAHRAEAIASYREAIRLDERIPDAWINLGIAYLTRATLPRAEAPLADLEQARAALDTSRKLNPRNYVPYFLGGTLNLQLAQRRRNQGGDEGPDLATALEFFDGGLRINARIAQFHNGRSAVLLEQARAAWDSGGAPLPLLEQAVRAARQAIEVAPQQGFGHHNVGEAHAERATYLARSGKDPRPDLQAAEAAYQQASALIPGGAHYPASLARVHVRRAAYALENAGDPRASLDKAEAALRQAFERGPREPLAWLVQGEARGLRARWLARQQRARAEDFGEAAHSFEKALESEPQRLDYRVAFGHFCREWAAWRRSAGLEPRPALERGLALADEALAARPRWEDALRLRASLRDASGTANGAVETSSGPSAH